The following coding sequences lie in one Mesorhizobium sp. NZP2298 genomic window:
- a CDS encoding amino acid ABC transporter ATP-binding protein, producing the protein MNDAVIEARNVSKWYGAFRALTDVSLTVRKGERVVICGPSGSGKSTLIRCFNRLEAHQKGEITVNGIRLHGQMRDLAAVRKNVGMVFQHFNLFPHMTVLMNCMAAPMWIKGVPETEAKRLALKFLERVRIPEQANKYPGQLSGGQQQRVAIARSLCMEPAVMLFDEPTSSLDPEMVSEVLETMTSLARDGMTMVCVTHEMGFARSVADRVIFMDAGLIVEEGAPNDFFTNPQHPRTKLFLSQILKP; encoded by the coding sequence TTGAACGACGCAGTCATCGAAGCTAGGAACGTCTCGAAGTGGTATGGCGCCTTCAGGGCATTGACGGACGTCAGCCTCACTGTCCGAAAGGGTGAACGCGTCGTTATCTGCGGCCCCTCCGGATCGGGAAAGTCGACGCTGATTCGCTGTTTCAACCGTCTTGAGGCACACCAAAAGGGCGAGATAACCGTCAACGGGATCAGGTTGCACGGCCAGATGCGCGACTTGGCTGCAGTTCGCAAGAATGTCGGCATGGTGTTCCAGCATTTCAATCTCTTCCCGCACATGACCGTGCTTATGAACTGCATGGCCGCTCCGATGTGGATCAAGGGCGTGCCAGAGACCGAGGCAAAGAGGCTCGCGCTCAAATTCCTCGAGCGCGTGCGCATACCGGAGCAGGCGAACAAATATCCCGGTCAGCTTTCCGGAGGACAGCAGCAGCGCGTCGCAATTGCCCGTTCCCTCTGCATGGAGCCCGCCGTCATGCTCTTCGATGAACCCACCTCATCGCTTGATCCGGAAATGGTATCGGAAGTGCTCGAAACCATGACCAGTCTCGCGCGCGACGGCATGACAATGGTTTGCGTCACCCACGAGATGGGCTTCGCACGATCCGTTGCCGACCGCGTCATCTTCATGGACGCCGGGCTAATCGTCGAAGAGGGCGCCCCAAACGACTTCTTCACCAATCCTCAGCACCCAAGAACAAAGCTGTTCCTCAGCCAGATCTTGAAGCCCTAG
- a CDS encoding amino acid ABC transporter permease, whose protein sequence is MLYADTVESEVLVHKPLFIASVFVVVLSTCFMVNLTGTTIGELMRPVIGDPLESGLYGRFAVAFVIAIIFCLNIALIGFAHLKVQIAIVWAELLILFLAFFAVFKLSLPFIWHNLPFLITQGVVTTLYISAISLVLASTIGIIAAIAKLSSNGFAYGIATFYTSFFRGLPLLMQIYLIYLGLPQLGIILNAVPSGILALSLCVGAYMTEIFRAGIQSIDRGQWEASRSLGFGFGLTMRKIIMPQALPVIIPPMGNTFIGMLKDSSLVSVLGVWELTFLARTLGQATFHHMEMLIAAAIIYWILSVCLELIQSRIERYFARSKVR, encoded by the coding sequence ATGCTCTATGCGGATACAGTCGAATCGGAGGTGCTCGTCCACAAGCCGTTGTTCATCGCCTCGGTCTTTGTAGTCGTGCTTTCGACTTGTTTTATGGTCAACCTCACTGGCACCACCATCGGCGAGCTTATGCGGCCAGTCATCGGCGATCCGCTGGAGAGCGGCCTTTACGGCCGTTTTGCAGTCGCGTTTGTGATCGCGATAATTTTCTGTCTTAACATTGCACTGATCGGTTTTGCTCATCTGAAAGTGCAAATCGCCATCGTATGGGCAGAGCTTCTGATTCTGTTCCTTGCCTTCTTCGCGGTTTTTAAATTGAGTCTGCCTTTCATTTGGCACAATCTTCCATTCCTTATCACTCAAGGTGTGGTGACAACTCTCTATATTTCAGCCATTTCGCTCGTCCTTGCGTCAACCATCGGAATAATTGCTGCCATAGCGAAACTGTCAAGCAATGGCTTTGCCTACGGGATCGCTACCTTTTACACTTCGTTTTTTCGCGGTCTGCCTCTTTTGATGCAGATTTATCTAATCTATCTCGGGCTACCGCAGTTGGGGATTATACTAAATGCTGTGCCATCAGGTATTTTAGCGCTTTCGCTGTGCGTTGGCGCGTACATGACGGAAATCTTCCGCGCCGGCATCCAAAGCATCGACCGCGGCCAATGGGAAGCATCGCGATCATTAGGGTTTGGCTTTGGGCTTACGATGCGCAAGATCATCATGCCCCAAGCGCTTCCTGTGATCATCCCCCCCATGGGAAACACTTTCATCGGGATGCTGAAGGATAGCTCGCTGGTCTCGGTTCTCGGCGTGTGGGAGCTGACGTTCCTTGCTCGCACACTTGGCCAGGCAACCTTCCATCACATGGAGATGCTGATAGCGGCGGCAATTATCTATTGGATTCTATCCGTCTGCCTCGAGCTGATTCAATCCAGGATCGAGCGCTATTTTGCCAGGAGCAAGGTACGATGA
- a CDS encoding transporter substrate-binding domain-containing protein, with the protein MNKLITTIAATASLAVASAALPATANAGAVLDKVLQTKTLTAAVGTDWGKMAFLNDKHELDGYDIEVVKSIAKGLGVQAKFVTPSWDVVAAGKWEGRWDMTTWMTPTKARAEKFDFPAVYINDEVLGAVHKDSKVTKLSELEGKVVGVASGTAAEQYVNHKLAPDWIGANPVEYPFKPGEVKTYASSNVAFDDLRLGDGVRLDAVLGDGSLVQDAIKAGYPLKEVGVAFDTPAAIAILPGDKQLSDKIAAIVQGMKEDGSLSKLSIKWFGVDRSAK; encoded by the coding sequence ATGAACAAGCTGATAACGACTATAGCGGCGACCGCCTCCCTCGCAGTTGCCTCCGCGGCTCTTCCGGCTACGGCCAATGCTGGGGCCGTACTCGATAAAGTACTCCAAACCAAGACGCTGACCGCGGCGGTCGGGACTGACTGGGGGAAGATGGCGTTCTTGAACGACAAGCACGAACTCGATGGATACGACATCGAGGTGGTGAAGAGCATTGCGAAGGGCTTGGGCGTGCAGGCAAAATTCGTGACGCCGAGCTGGGACGTCGTTGCAGCAGGCAAGTGGGAGGGCCGCTGGGACATGACCACGTGGATGACGCCGACCAAAGCCAGGGCTGAAAAATTCGATTTCCCGGCCGTTTACATTAATGATGAGGTGCTGGGCGCCGTTCACAAGGATAGCAAGGTAACCAAGCTTTCCGAACTGGAAGGCAAGGTGGTCGGCGTTGCTTCAGGTACAGCGGCGGAGCAATATGTCAATCACAAACTAGCTCCGGATTGGATTGGTGCTAATCCAGTTGAATACCCGTTCAAGCCAGGCGAGGTGAAGACCTATGCGAGCAGCAATGTCGCGTTCGATGATCTTCGCCTCGGCGACGGTGTTCGTCTTGATGCAGTCCTTGGTGACGGTTCGCTTGTGCAGGATGCGATCAAGGCTGGTTACCCACTTAAGGAGGTCGGCGTCGCATTCGACACGCCGGCAGCTATTGCAATTTTACCGGGCGACAAGCAATTGAGCGACAAGATTGCGGCCATTGTCCAGGGCATGAAGGAAGATGGCTCGCTCTCCAAACTGTCGATTAAGTGGTTCGGGGTGGATCGCTCCGCCAAGTAA
- a CDS encoding aspartate aminotransferase family protein: protein MSRILHRSTDADLPVAIGGRGIELFDADGKAYIDASGGAAVSCLGHGHPEVLAALHAQLDKLAYAHTGFFTSEIAERLADRLVADSPDGIDFVYLVSGGSEAMEAALKMARQYFVERGEGRRRHIIARRQSYHGNTLGALAIGGNERRRAQFKPLLIETHHIAPCYAYRGRLAAESEYQYGERVANELEAKLLELGPDEVIAFVAETVVGATAGAVPPVEGYFKKIREICDHYGVLLILDEVMCGMGRTGSLHAFEQEGIVPDIVAIAKGLGGGYQPIGAVLFGHHIYDAFAAGSGFFQHGHTYMGHPMAAAAALAVQDVIREHQLLDNVVQMGELLNRQLRERFHNHQHVGDIRGRGLFRGIEIVADRGDKSPLDPLRKVHAAVKREAMARGLMVYPMGGTIDGAQGDHILLAPPFIVNAGQIHTIVERLGDALEAALDYSVDGSR from the coding sequence ATGAGCAGAATTTTGCACCGCTCGACTGATGCCGACCTGCCGGTGGCTATCGGCGGGCGTGGAATCGAGTTGTTCGACGCCGATGGCAAGGCATATATCGACGCCTCCGGTGGCGCCGCGGTGTCATGCCTGGGTCATGGTCATCCGGAGGTGTTGGCGGCGTTGCACGCCCAACTCGACAAGCTCGCCTACGCTCATACAGGTTTCTTCACCTCGGAAATCGCCGAACGGCTGGCGGATCGCCTCGTCGCCGATTCGCCAGATGGCATCGACTTCGTCTATCTCGTCAGCGGGGGATCGGAAGCGATGGAGGCGGCACTGAAAATGGCGCGCCAGTACTTCGTAGAGAGGGGAGAAGGGAGGCGCAGGCACATCATCGCCCGCCGCCAAAGCTACCATGGCAATACGCTGGGAGCGCTGGCGATCGGCGGCAATGAACGGCGCCGAGCCCAGTTCAAACCGCTGCTTATCGAAACCCACCACATTGCGCCGTGCTATGCCTATCGTGGTCGCTTGGCCGCTGAAAGCGAGTATCAGTACGGAGAGCGCGTCGCTAACGAACTCGAGGCAAAACTTCTCGAGCTCGGACCAGATGAAGTGATCGCGTTTGTCGCGGAAACAGTCGTCGGCGCGACGGCCGGGGCGGTCCCGCCGGTAGAGGGCTATTTTAAAAAAATCCGGGAGATTTGTGACCACTACGGCGTTCTGTTGATCCTGGACGAGGTCATGTGCGGCATGGGTCGGACTGGGTCTCTTCATGCCTTTGAACAGGAAGGCATAGTGCCGGACATTGTCGCGATTGCTAAGGGGCTGGGTGGTGGCTATCAGCCGATCGGTGCCGTGCTGTTCGGACACCATATCTATGACGCCTTCGCTGCCGGATCAGGCTTTTTCCAGCATGGCCACACCTACATGGGGCACCCGATGGCTGCGGCGGCCGCTCTTGCCGTGCAGGACGTGATCCGAGAGCATCAGCTTCTCGACAATGTTGTTCAGATGGGGGAATTGCTCAACCGTCAGCTTCGAGAGCGCTTCCACAATCATCAACATGTCGGCGACATCCGCGGACGCGGCCTTTTCCGTGGCATAGAAATCGTTGCTGATCGTGGGGACAAATCGCCGTTAGACCCTTTGCGTAAAGTTCACGCAGCCGTGAAACGAGAGGCCATGGCCCGTGGACTGATGGTGTATCCGATGGGCGGTACGATTGACGGCGCGCAAGGTGACCATATCCTTCTGGCGCCCCCATTCATCGTGAATGCAGGCCAGATCCATACGATTGTGGAACGTCTCGGCGATGCCCTGGAAGCCGCACTTGACTACAGCGTTGATGGATCGAGATAG
- a CDS encoding enoyl-CoA hydratase-related protein codes for MTDLPKLIDSKLEVSDRVAMLVLDRDDVRNELTGTALIDDIVRTVDWINGAAAVSVLVITGAGKAFSAGGNVKDMRERRGSFAGDVFEVQERYRRGIQRIALAMHRLEVPVISAVNGAAIGAGFDLATMCDVLIAAEGAVFGSTFINLGIIPGDGGAWFLQDLLGPQRAAELIFTGRLVRAEEALRLGIVIEIAAASELQSRALQLAANIAGKPPQALRLAKRLLKAARRLDLPDFLDLCAAFQGMCHNTQDHVEAVEAFLEKRPAQFQGR; via the coding sequence ATGACGGATCTACCGAAACTGATCGACTCCAAACTCGAGGTTAGCGACCGTGTCGCCATGCTCGTGCTGGACCGCGACGACGTCCGTAACGAATTGACCGGGACAGCCCTGATCGACGATATCGTACGGACGGTGGACTGGATCAATGGCGCTGCGGCCGTCTCGGTTTTGGTCATAACGGGGGCTGGCAAGGCATTCTCCGCCGGCGGCAACGTCAAGGACATGCGGGAGCGCAGAGGAAGCTTCGCCGGCGATGTGTTTGAGGTGCAGGAACGCTATCGCCGCGGCATTCAACGAATTGCACTTGCCATGCACCGGCTGGAGGTTCCCGTTATTTCCGCAGTCAACGGCGCGGCAATCGGTGCTGGTTTCGATCTGGCGACCATGTGCGACGTCCTTATTGCAGCAGAGGGCGCGGTATTTGGCTCCACGTTCATCAATCTTGGCATAATACCCGGAGATGGCGGTGCCTGGTTTCTGCAGGATCTGCTCGGTCCCCAAAGGGCGGCGGAGTTGATCTTCACCGGGCGTCTGGTGCGCGCCGAAGAGGCTCTGCGACTAGGAATCGTAATTGAGATCGCGGCGGCGTCCGAATTGCAGTCCCGAGCGCTGCAGCTTGCTGCAAACATTGCAGGAAAACCTCCTCAGGCACTTCGACTCGCAAAACGGCTGCTGAAGGCAGCGCGGCGGTTGGACCTGCCTGACTTCCTCGACCTCTGCGCAGCATTTCAGGGTATGTGCCACAACACACAGGACCATGTTGAAGCAGTCGAAGCCTTCCTTGAGAAGCGCCCCGCTCAATTTCAAGGGCGGTGA